From the genome of Euhalothece natronophila Z-M001, one region includes:
- a CDS encoding ParA family protein, which yields MLTIACLSLSGGQGKTTTAVLLAKSLAQKGYTVLAVDADPQSNLSTFLESDVGEEMPTLLEVFKGTVAIADGIYATGIDHLFLIPSDDALDTVQDYLSSSGVGAMLLGKRLEAMKTVFDICLIDSPPQRSQICKSIIGAAHQILIPCEATVKGYGSLVRTLDAIKELTEIGVSQAQLLGVIPFRDRWVGNNQTHESRMCIQEMITEVGKELVFPSIRESERYKQAISQGKTLSALGAPELESPFETLVQHLTAIIEDNHE from the coding sequence ATGCTAACCATTGCTTGTCTTAGTTTATCGGGGGGACAGGGGAAAACTACCACCGCCGTGCTTTTAGCTAAATCCTTAGCCCAGAAAGGATACACAGTGTTAGCCGTTGATGCCGATCCCCAAAGCAATCTCTCCACCTTCCTAGAAAGTGATGTGGGAGAGGAGATGCCAACACTACTAGAAGTATTTAAGGGAACCGTCGCGATCGCCGATGGAATTTATGCCACAGGAATAGATCACTTATTCCTCATTCCCTCTGATGATGCCCTAGATACCGTTCAAGATTATCTCAGTAGTAGTGGCGTAGGGGCGATGCTACTGGGGAAACGGTTAGAAGCAATGAAAACAGTGTTTGACATTTGTTTAATTGATAGTCCTCCCCAGCGCAGTCAAATTTGTAAATCCATCATTGGCGCAGCCCACCAAATTCTAATTCCCTGTGAAGCCACAGTAAAAGGCTATGGTTCTCTAGTTCGCACCCTTGATGCCATCAAAGAATTAACAGAAATTGGAGTATCGCAAGCACAACTCTTAGGTGTCATTCCCTTTCGCGATCGCTGGGTTGGGAATAATCAGACTCATGAAAGTCGAATGTGTATCCAAGAAATGATCACAGAAGTCGGGAAAGAGTTAGTTTTTCCTTCTATACGGGAATCAGAGCGTTATAAACAAGCCATTAGCCAAGGGAAAACCTTATCAGCTTTAGGCGCTCCCGAATTGGAATCCCCCTTTGAAACTCTAGTCCAACATCTTACAGCCATAATAGAAGATAACCATGAATAA